GTCGCCGACGGCAAACTCGGTGATCCAGATCGGGCGTTGAAAATTCTCGTGAATATCTCGCAAGCGCTTCACGAAGGCTTTGGCGCTCGGCCCCCCGTAGGAGTGAACGCAGATGAAGTCAACTCGTAGATTCTTCGCTTCGACTTCGGCCATGAAACGGTTCATCCAGTCACGATCTGGATGGACGCAGCCGGGACTGCCGAGTGGCAACCCGATGGCTTCAAGCTGAGGCCACAACGCGATAACCTCTTCGACGGACAGATTGCTCTGCTTTGGCTGATCCGGTTCGTTGAAGCCCAGTAAGAAACGAACCTCCTTGCGATTGCCTTGGGCTTTTAGATTGGCAAGAGTCTTCGGGCTGTTGAGGGCGTAGCGGCCCCAGATCATTGGAGTGAATTCGACATTCCTAGGAACCTGTTTGGGTTTCTGCGCACCCCAAGAATAGAACCACTTGGCATCAAGTGCACTGATCTTCTTCTGCCAATCGCTTCCCTTCTTCGTGGTAACGCAGAATCCCTTCTTCTTACTCGCTCGTCGTTCAGCACCACTGACGACACTGACCGATCCGGCAAGGCATACGACCCACACGAAGAGTAGCCATTCACGCCTGACAATCCCCATCTGAAGTCTCCGCAAACCGGTCGAGCGATTGGTTATAATGAGGGGGCAACTACTCACGGAATTCGAACCGCCCGCAGTCACCGAGATCATCTCTGACTGCGAAAATAACCTGATTTCTTCGAGTTTCAAGAAAGAAAAAATAGTTTGTGTTTTTGCGAATTTTGCGCGTTGGTATTTCGGAACTGGGCAACTGTTGTTCGTAGTTACGTCGTAGCAAGTT
The Lacipirellulaceae bacterium genome window above contains:
- a CDS encoding glycosyl hydrolase, which translates into the protein MGIVRREWLLFVWVVCLAGSVSVVSGAERRASKKKGFCVTTKKGSDWQKKISALDAKWFYSWGAQKPKQVPRNVEFTPMIWGRYALNSPKTLANLKAQGNRKEVRFLLGFNEPDQPKQSNLSVEEVIALWPQLEAIGLPLGSPGCVHPDRDWMNRFMAEVEAKNLRVDFICVHSYGGPSAKAFVKRLRDIHENFQRPIWITEFAVGDWTAKTANENKHSPKRVAQFMRELLPMLENLDFVHRYAWFSASTESAALGTSALFHKDGSLTELGRIYRDF